The Actinomyces faecalis genome includes the window CTCAGCTCCACCACGGGACGTGCGCACGCCGGCCCCTCTCCTCCTTGAGGAGGACTCCGTCAGCATCCCCCCCCCGAGGAGGAGGCCGGCACACGAGCCGGTCGTTAGGATCGCCCCTACGACCGACACCAGGAGGCCCCGTGCTCCAGATCTCTCACCTGTCCAAACGCTTCGGGTCGCTGCAGGCCCTGGACGAGATGTCCTTCCACGTCGGCGACGACGAGCTGGTCGGCTTCGTCGGAGCCAACGGCGCCGGCAAGTCGACCACGATGCGCATCGCCATGGGGGTGCTGGAGGCCGACTCGGGCACCGTGACCTGGGACGGGCGGCCGGTGGACGCCGACCTGCGCCGCCGCATCGGCTACATGCCGGAGGAACGCGGCCTCTACCCCAAGATGAAGGTCGCGGCCCAGCTGACCTACCTTGCTCGTCTGCACGGCGTGAGCAAGGCCCGCGCGCAGGAGGCTGCCCTGGAGTGGACGCAGCGCCTGGGTATCGAGACCCGGCGCGGCGACGAGGTCCAGAAGCTCTCCCTCGGTAACCAGCAGCGTGTCCAGCTGGCTGCCGCCCTCGTGGCCGACCCGGCCCTGCTCATCCTGGACGAGCCCTTCTCAGGGCTCGACCCGGTGGCCGTGGACGTCATGAGCCAGGTCCTGCGCGAGCGGGCCGACGCCGGGGTCCCGACTCTCTTCTCCTCCCACCAGCTCGACGTCGTCGAGAGGCTGTGCGACCGGATCGTCATCATCCGCTCCGGGCGCCTTGTCGCGGACGGCACGATCGATCAGCTCGCTGCCACCGCCGCCCCGCGCTGGCGGGTCGTCGTCGACGACGGCGCCGCGGCCGCCGGGACACCGGATGCCACCAGCCAGACGACGCTGAGCCCCCACTTCCCCGCCCTGGCCGGCCTGCCGCAGGTCGAGGTCAGCCGGGACTCCCGCGGCCGCCTCGTCGTCACCGCGTCCGGCCAGGACGAGCAGGAGCTGCTGGCTGCGACCCGCCCCCTCGGCACCGTGCGCGAGCTGGGACCGGTGCGCAAGCCCCTGACCGAGATCTTCCGCGAGGCACTGACCGCTCCGGCTGACGACACCGACGACACCCAGGAGGCCCAGGCATGAGCACCGAGCCCACACGTACCTCCCACCCGGTTCCAGCGACAGGACACCAGCCATCTGCTGACTCCCAGGTCTCCGCCTGGGCCGAGATCCGACTCGTGGCCGGGCACGAGCTACGCACCCAGCTGCTCAAGAAGTCGGCGATCATCTCCCAGGTCATCATGATGGTGCTGGTCGTGGCCGGCATCGTCGCCTACGGCTACTTCTCTGGCGGGCAGGACGAGCCCTATCGGCTAGGCGTGGTCGGAGCCGAGGCCCAGCACGTTCAGGCCCTGGAGACGGAGGCAGATGGCGTCCTGGCCACCTCGGCCGGCCGCAGTGTGCAGGTGGTGGACCTGGGTGGTCAGGACGTGTCCGCCGCCCTGGCTGAGGACGGCCCCGAGGGCGCCCTCCACGTTGACATGGTCCTTGACCTGTCCGGTTCCCAGCCACAGCTGGTTGTCCGCGAGCAGGCGAACGACGCCGTCGTCGCCGCCCTGACTTCCCTGTTCCAGCGCCAGGCCCTGGCCGAGCAGGTCTCGCTCCTAGGCGGGGACCCGGCCTCGGTGAGCCAGGCCATGACGGACGCTGTGCCCACGCCCACCGTCCTGGACCCGCCCGACCCCCGGCCTGCGGACTCCGGGGTTCGCTACGCGGCCCTCATGATCGTCAACATCCTGCTGTTCATTGTCATCATGGGCGGAGGCCAGGTCATCGCCATGGGGGTGGTGGAAGAGAAGTCCAGCCGCATCGTCGAGATCCTGCTGGCCTGCGTGCGCCCCACCTCCTTGCTGGCGGGCAAGGTCATTGGCACGGGCCTGGCGGTCATCTCCTCCTACGCGCTCATCGCCGTCGTGGCCGCGGTGACGGCCAGCGGCATGGACGTCCTGCCCGACACGAACCTGCGCCTGGACTCCGTGGTGGCGGCGATGCTGGTGTGGATGGTGGTCGGTTTCGCCACCTTCGCGATCCTCTTTGGGGCAGCAGGCGCACTGGTCAGCCGCCAGGAGGACATGGGCAACGTCACCATGCCGATCATGATGCTGGCGATGGTGCCCTACATGATGTCCTTCTTCATGGTCGGCTCCCCACAGGCGGCCGTGTGGAAGGTGCTGGCCTACATCCCGCCCTTCTCTCCCTTCCTCATGCCGGCACGCCTGACCTTCGGCTACTCCTCCTGGGGTGAGCAGGCCGTGGCTCTTGCCATCGCCCTGGTGGCGCTGCCGCTGCTGGTCAAGGTCGCCGCCCGTGTCTACACCCGGGCCGTGACCAGGATGGGGGCACGTGTACCGCTCAAGGAGGTCCTGGGGCGCCGGGCCGCCTAGGCCTGACCCTGCGGGGCCGCTGACGCACTCGCTGCGTCAGCGGCCCCGCAGCACGTGAGGTCACTCAGCCAGCTCAGGGAACCAGATCGCGATCTCGCGCTCGGCGGACTCGTCCGAGTCCGAGCCGTGGATGAGGTTCTCGATCGCCTCAGTCCCCCAGTCACGCCCGAGGTCGCCACGGATCGTCCCGGGCGGCGCCGTCGTCGGGTCGGTCGGGCCGATGAGAGAGCGCAGCCCCTCCACCACGCGGTGCCCGCGAGCCACCACGGCCACGAGCGGGCCGGAGGTCATGTACTCCACGATCGAGGGGTAGAAGGGCTTGTCCACGTGCTCGGCGTAGTGGCGCCGGAGGATCTCAGGGGTGGCGATCTCACGGCGCAGCGCGATCAGGTCGTAGCCCTTGGCGTCGATGCGGCGCAGGATCTCGCCAGTGAGGTGACGCTGGACCGCGTCAGGCTTGATGAGGATGAGAATTCGGCCCGGGGCGTCAGCCATGGTACTCCTTCGGTATGCGGGTACTCACGCCCTGCTCCGGCCTTCCTCAGGGGAAGGGTCGAGCAAGGTCGTGCTGCACGCTACACGAGGGGCACAGGGGCTGGGTAGCACCCGCGCGTTCCTCCTGCAGGTCAGTGAGCCTGGTCAGAGGCGGCCAGCGCGGCGTCAGCCGCCGCCTGGATGATCAGCGCCGTCGAGCAGGCACCGGGGTCCAGGTGACCGCGCGAGCGCTCCCCCAGGAAGGAGGCGCGACCCTTGCGCGCCTTGAGCGGAAGGGTCTGACGCGCTCCTTCATGGGCTGCTGCCGCCGCCGCCTGGAGAACCTCGACGACGTCCCCGCCACGCTCGGCAGCCGCCTGAGCCGCCGCAGCGGCCGGCTGCCAGGCGTCCAGCATGGTCTTGTCCCCTGCCTCGGCGCGGCCGCGCAGCCTCACGGCGTCGGCCGCGGCCTGCAGCATCCGCACGACCTGGAGCTCGTCAGCCTGGGTCTGCTCCATCGTGTGGGAGGCGCGCAGCATCGCCGTGCCCAGCAGCGGACCCGCTGCTCCGCCCACCGTCGTGATGAGGGAGGAGGCCACGAGCTGGAGGACGGCACCGGGCGTCTGGGGGTCCTGTCCGGAGGCGACGGCCTCATCCAGACGCGCGACGGCTGCTGCGTACCCACGCTCCAGGTTCGTCCCGTGGTCACCGTCACCGATGGCTGTGTCCAGAGCGGTGAGCTCGTCACGGTGCTCACTCACTACGGCCGCGGTACGGCGCACCCACTGGGCTGCCCAGGCGGCGTCGAGGCTCATGCCGTCTCCTTCGTCGGTCCCGCTGAGGTCTCTCGGTGCCGGCACCCCAGGTACCGGCAGCCCTAGTGTCCCACGGCCTGGTGCCAGGTGCGAGGGCAGGCCCGGGCCGTCATGGGCTCAGGCCCTGCGGAACAGGGCACGCGCCTGCGCCACCAGCACCACCGAGCCCACGATGAGCACGCCCGAGGCCGCCATGGGAGCGTCAAAGCCCTCGGAGACGGAGACGGCCTGCTCGACCCCGGTCTCCAGGTCCTCCGCCACGATCACGCGGTCGCGGCCGTAGACCTCTCTGGCCACCTCGGCCAGGTCCTCCACGTCCATGGCACGCGGGGAGTCCATGGGCACCACCACGACGGCGTCCGTCGCCGGCTCCAGGACCGACAGGATCCCCTCCACGTCCTTGTCCGCCATCGCGCCGACGACGGCGACCAGGTGCTGGAAGCCGAAGGCCTCCTGAACGGCCGGCACCAGGGCCGCCACGCCGTGGGGGTTGTGCCCGGCGTCGACGATGACCGTCGGCGAGGAGCGCAGCACCTCCAGGCGCCCGGGAGAGGTGGCCGAGGCGAAGCCGTCCTGGACGATCGCGGCCGGGAGCGCGCGTCCGGCGAAGACCGCCTCCGCCGCGGCCAGGGCCAGCAGGGCGTTGTGGGCCTGGTACTCCCCGTGCAGGGGGATGAAGACGTCCTCGTAGGTGGCAGCCGCCGTTCTGAGGGTCACCATCTGACCGCCCACGGCCAGGGTGCGGTCCACGACCTGCAGCACCCCGGCTCCGGGGTCTGCCGGGTCCTCGTCCTGGCCCAGCTCACGCCTCCGTACCACGCCGTGCTCAGCGGCCGCGGCGGCGATGACCTCCTCAGCCTCACTGGGCTGGACGGCGGTGACGAGGGTAGCGCCGTCCTTGATGATGCCGGCCTTGTTGGAGGCGATCTCCTCGATGGTGTCCCCGAGCCAGGCCTGGTGGTCGCGACCGATGGGGGTGATGACCTCCACGGCGGAGTCCACCACGTTGGTCGAGTCCCAGGTGCCTCCCATACCGACCTCGATCACGGCCACGTCCACCGGATGGTCGGCGAAGACGGCCAGAGCCATGACGGTCAGGACCTCGAAGAAGGACATACGAGGGCCGCCGCTGGCCTGTGAGCGCTCGTCCACCATCGCGACGTACGGAGCCACGTCCTCCCACGCGGCGATGAAGCCCTCCTCACTGATGGGCTCGCCGTCCAGGCTGATGCGCTCACGGATCGTGGCCAGGTGAGGGCTGGTGAAGCGCCCGGTACGCATCCCGGTGGCTGCCAGCAGACGCTCGGTCATACGCGCCGTCGAGGTCTTGCCGTTGGTCCCGGTGACGTGAACCACCGTATAGGTGCGCTCGGGGTGTCCGATGATGTCGAGCACCGCCTCGACACGCTCCAGGGAGGGCTGGACCTTGTGCTCGGGAGCGCGCGAGAGGATCTCGGCCTCGACCTCACGCATACGCGCCGAGACCTCGACAGCCTGGGCCGCCGCCCGGAGACCCGCCTGGTGCTCGGCGATCTCGTCAGCCAGCTCCTCGCTCACGTCACGCGGGGAGTCAGGCAGCACCGGCTCCCACTCGTCCCAGTCGTCCGAGGAGTCCTCGTCGACCTCAGCCAGCAGGGCGTCGAGCTGCTCCAGGCCCGTCGTCCCCGCGCCTGCGAGCATGTTGCGCGCCACGAGCTCGCGCAGCGCCTCCAGGTCCTCTTCCTCCTGGGCGGCCTCACGCTCGGCCTGGGAGACGCCCGCCTCGCGTACCTCGGCCAGGGACAGGGACCCGTCGGGGCCGACCAGGGCCCCCCCGTCCTCCTGCACGGCGTCCAGGTAGGGCATGAGCCCGGGGTCGATCCCCTCGATGCCCGCGATACGGCCAGAGGCCTGCGCCGCCAGCTCCTCGCGCAGGGCGTCGAGCCCTGCGCGACGCACGCCGTCGCCGAAGACGGCGTCCACGACCTCCTCCCCGCTGGCCCCCTGCGGGATACCGAAGGCGGCCCCCGGGTGCTCGGAAGCAGGACCGTCCGGCCGGCCGGTGCCCTCGTCGGGACGGTCGACGACGTCGTCGTGCGTGGTGGACATGCTGCGCTCCCCTGCTCGTTGGCGGACCTGGGCCAGCCTAGCCACCGCGGCCCGCCCGGCGGGCCGGGTGCCGTCCGCTCACGGTGAGACGGGTGCGAGAGGGGTCACGCCGAGGACCGGCGGGAGGCTCTGGCCGTCTGCGCGGTCACGAGGCAGTCCGTATGATCGGACATGGACCACGTCACGCCCGGGCACCGTACCCAGTGCGTCACCCACCCGTCAGCGGCCCGCGAGACCGCACCAGGCACAAGGAGTCACCCATGGACACCAGCACCGCTCCCCTGACCGACCTTCCCCCCGTCGGGGCGTGGCTGAGCGACATGGACGGCGTGCTCGTACGGGAGCACCGCGCCCTTCCCGGGGCCCAGGAGTTCCTCGACGCGCTCAAGGAGCGGGGCCTGCCCTTCCTGGTGCTGACCAACAACTCGATCTTCACCAACCGCGACCTGTCCGCACGTCTGGAGCGCTCAGGCCTGGAGATCCCCGAGGACCGGATCTGGACCTCGGCCAACGCCACAGCGGCCTTCCTCTCCCAGCAGTCGCCCCGCTCCTCCGCCTTCGTCATCGGTGAGGCCGGCCTGACCACCGCCCTGCACAACGCGGGCTACATCATGACGGAGCAGGACCCGGAGTACGTGGTCCTGGGCGAGACCAGGAACTACTCCTTCAACGCGCTGACCCACGCCATCCGCCTCATCGAGCACGGCGCGAAGTTCATCGCCACCAACCCTGACGTCACCGGGCCCTCCGACGAGGGCACGCTGCCGGCCACCGGGAGCGTGGCAGCGATGATCAAGGCCGCCACCGGCCGCTCACCCTACTTCGTGGGCAAGCCGAACCCGGTCATGATCCGTGCAGGACTCAACGCCATCGGCGCCCACTCCACCACCGCCGCCATGGTCGGTGACCGTATGGACACTGACGTGCGTGCCGGTGTCGAGGCAGGCCTGCGCACCTACCTGGTCCTGTCCGGCTCGACCTCACGTGAGCAGGTCTCTCTCTACCCCTTCCGTCCCTACGCCATCCACGACGGCATCGGCGACCTCGTCGCCCACGTCGAGGCGGTGGACGAGCTCATCAGCTGACCGCCCTCAACGGACGACGGCGCCGCCACCTCCAGACGGAAGGTGGCGGCGCCGTCGTCCGTGCCCGGGCCAGGTGCCTCAGGCCGTGGCGACCTGCGCCGTCGGCTGGCTGCCCTCGGGCCCGGTGACGACGTCGATGGCCACACAGCTGGTCTCGGTCCTGATGAGGTCCAGATGGGCGCCGGTCCAGGCGTCCTTGTCCGCGGGGACGGTCAGTGTCAGGCGAGCCGGCGCACCGATCTCCAGGTCGGCGGCCTTACGCTCGTCCTGGACCAGGCGGATGAGGTCACGTGCCCAGCCCTCCGCCTCCAGCTGCTCGTCCAGGGCAGTGTCCAGGACGATGAAGGCGCCCGAGCCGAGCATCGTGGCCGACAGCGAGTCGTCCTCGACGTCGATCCGGTTGGCGAGGGTGAAGGCCGAGTCCTCGGCCTCCAGCACCACCGGGACCCCGTCAAGAACCACGGCGTCGAAACGCACGTCCCCGTCCTGGGTCAGCGTCCACTCCCCCGCCTTGACGGCAGCGAAGAGCCTGGAGGTGAGCCTGCGGACCTCAGGGGAGAAGGCACGCGGGTTGAGGGTCAGCACCTGCTCGACGTGGTAGCCGGCGTCGGCCGCGTCCACGACGCGCACCTCCTTGACGTTGACCTCCTCAGCGATGAGCGAGCGGAAGGGCGCCAGGCCCGCAGGCTCGGAGGTGGCGATAGTCAGGGTGCGCAGCGGCTGGCGTACGCGCAGCTTCTCGGCCTTGCGCAGGCTCAGCGCCGCCGAGACGGCGTCACGCGCCTCGTCCATGGCGGACACCAGCGCCTGGTCAGCCACGTGGGCGGGCAGGACGGGCCAGTCGGTCAGGTGCACCGAGCGTCCACCGGTCACCCCGCGCCAGATCTCCTCGCTCACCAGCGGCGTCAGCGGCGCCATGACCTCGGTGAGCACCCGCAGCACCGTGGCCAGGGTGTCAAAGGCCGGGCGCCAGACCTGCTCGTCAGCGTCAGAGAAGCGTGAGCGGGAGGTACGCAGGTACCAGTTGGTCAGCACGTCGATGAACTCGCGCACGCTGGCCGTGGCCCCGGTGACGTCGTAGGCGCTCATCTGGGTGCGCACCGTGTCCGCCAGGTCCTTGACCCGTGCCAGCACGTAGCGGTCCATGACGGCCAGGCTCCCGCGCGGGCCGAACAGGGTGGGGTCCTGAAGATCCAGGCCGCCGCTGACGTAGCCCCGGCCCCCATCAGCCTTGCCGGCGTAGAGGGCGAAGAAGTACCAGGCGTTCCACAGCGGCAGCAGCACCTGGCGCACCGTGTCACGGATCGCCTGGTCCGTCACCGCGAGGTTGCCACCACGGACCACGGGGCTGGACAGCAGGAACCAGCGCATGGCGTCGGCGCCGTCACGGTCGAAGACCATGGAGACGTCGGGGTAGTTGCGCAGGGACTTGCTCATCTTCTGCCCGTCCTGGCCCAGCAGGATGCCGTGGGAGACCACGGAGGTGAAGGCCGGACGGTCGAACAGCGCGGTAGCCAGGACGTGGAGGGTGTAGAACCACCCGCGGGTCTGGCCGATGTACTCCACGATGAAGTCACCGGGGTTGTGGGACTCGAACCAGTCGACGTTCTCGAAGGGGTAGTGCACCTGGGCGTAGGGCATTGAGCCGGACTCGAACCAGCAGTCCATGACGTCAGGGATGCGACGCATCATCGACCTGCCGGTCGGGTCGTCCGGGTTGGGACGCACCAGCTCGTCGATGGCCGGACGGTGCAGGTCCGTGACCTTGACGCCGAAGTCACGCTCGAGCTCGGCGAAGGAGCCGTAGACGTCGCGGCGCGGGTAGGCCGGGTCGTCGGACTCCCACACGGGGATCGGGGCGCCCCAGAAGCGGTTGCGCGAGATCGACCAGTCGCGTGCTCCCGCCAGCCAGTTGCCGAAGATGCCGTCCTTGATGTGGGACGGGGTCCAGGTGATCTGCTGGTTGAGCTCGACCATGCGGTCGCGGAACCTGGTCACGGCCACGAACCAGGAGGACACGGCCTTGTAGATCAGCGGCTTGCGGCAGCGCCAGCAGTGCGGGTAGCTGTGGACGTAGCTCTTCTGCTGGACCAGGACCGCACGCTTGGCCTCCTCACGCCGGGCCATGGGCCCCGAGGCGTCACGCAGGTCCACCGTGATCGGCTTGTTGGCCTCGAAGACCTGCAGACCCTGGTAGTCGTGGACCTCGGAGGTGAAGCAGCCGCCGTCATCTACCGGCAGGACAGGAGCGATCCCGGCCTCCTGGCACACGAGCATGTCGTCCTCACCGAAGGCCGGGGCGATGTGGACCAGGCCGGTACCGTCGTCAGTGGTGACGTAGTCGCCGGAGATGATCGTCCAGCCCCTGGGGCCGGGGGCCGCCCCCTCGGCGCGGTGCTCGGCGTCGTCGTAGTAGTCGAAGATCGGGTGGTAGCGCCGCCCCACCAGCTCGCTGCCCTTGAGGCGTGCGAGGACCTGGGGATCCTCCCCCAGCTCCTTGGCGTAGGCACCCAGCCGCGCCTCGCCGAGCACCACGTCCTGCCCGGCCACCGGGGAGTCGAGGTCCTCAGCGACGTGGACGATGACGTAGTCGATGTCCGGGCCAGCGGCCACAGCCTCGTTCGAGGGCAGGGTCCACGGCGTCGTCGTCCAGATCAGGGCGAGCTCGGGAGCCGTCGCGCCCTCGCGCAGCGGCTCCTCCAGGCGCAGGCCCACCGTGACCGTGTTGTCCTGGCGGTCCTGGTAGACGTCGTCGTCCATCTTGAGCTCGTGGTTGCTCAAGGGAGTGCGGTCGTGCCAGCAGTAGGGCAGGACGCGGTAGCCCTGGTAGGCCAGGCCCTTGTCGTAGAGGGTCTTGAATGCCCAGATGACCGACTCCATGTAGTCGGGGTTGAGGGTCTTGTAGTCGCCCTCAAAGTCGACCCAGCGCGCCTGGCGGGTGACGTAGTCCTCCCACTCGCGGGTGTAGCGCAGCACGGAGGAGCGGCAGGCCTCGTTGAAGGCCTTGATCCCGATGCCGCCGGGGCGGGTGATCTCCGAGACGTCGTCGATGCCGAGCTCGCGCTGGGCCTCCAGCTCGGCGGGCAGGCCGTGGGTGTCCCAGCCGAAGCGGCGCTCCACTCGCCTGCCCATCTGGGTCTGGAAGCGGCCGACGGCGTCCTTGACGTAGCCGGTCAGCAGGTGGCCGTAGTGGGGCAGCCCGTTGGCGAAGGGCGGTCCGTCGTAGAAGACGAACTCGTTGGAGTGGCCGTTGTCGTCGTAGGCGGGACGGAAGCTGACAGACTCCTTGAAGGTGCCGTCCTGCTTCCAGTAGGCCAGGACCTCCTCCTCCAGCGCCGGGAAGGAGGGAGAGGAGGCCACGCCTGCCCCCTCGCGGTGCAGGGGGTAGCCGGCGGGGTGGAAGGACTGCCCGGTACGGGCGGTGGGCTGGGTCTCGGCCATAGGGTGCCTCGTGTCGTGCTCGTGAACAACCGTGTCTGACGAGGACGACGCCGCTCCTCCCCCGTGCCCTGGTGGGGCCGAGGGCGGGCGGTACCGCGGTACCACCTCGCTTGCCGCGCACGAGGCGCGACCGCTCCTTGGGAGGCTGTACGGGCCTCACCCGCCCGGGTCTAGTGAGGCTGGCGGCGGCGCGTGCGCGACGTCGTCGGCCCGTTCTTCCGGGAGGCTCGCCGGTGATACCCGCAGGCCGTGAGGCTGCGGCCGGGTCAGTGCCTGGTTGGCGCCGAGTGTATCTGGGCCGGTGTCGCAGGCACCAGCCTGCTTGCCGCGCCGGCTGCGTCAGCCTCGCCACACCGCTGAGCCTGACCCGTGCGGCGCGCAGGCGCACAGGCCGGCGTCATGGCTCCTGGCGGGCCACCACCGTGTTGGAGGCCTGCGCGCGCGGGCGCACGATGAGGGAATCGATGTTGACATGGGACGGACGCTCCAAGGTCCACACTACGCACTCAGCCACGTCCTGGGCGCTCAACGGCGCCTCGACCCCGGCGTAGACCGCCTCCGCCCTGGCCTTGTCACCGTGAAAACGGTTGAGGGAGAACTCCTCGGTGGCCACCATGCCCGGGGCGACCTCGATCACGCGCACCGGCTCGCCCACCAGCTCCAGGCGCAGCGTGCTGGCGATGATGCGCTCAGCGTGCTTGGCCGCCACGTACCCGGCTCCTCCGGGGTAGGTGTCGTGGGCGGCGGTGGAGGTGAGGAACAAGACGTCTCCCCCACGCTCACGCAGGCCCGGGAGGAAGGCCTGGGTCACCGCGAGCGCGCCGAGCACGTTGCGCTCGTACATCGTGGCCCACTCCTCCGCCTTCCCCTCAGCCACCGGGTCGGTTCCCAGGGCCCCGCCGGCGTTGTTGACGACGGCGTCCACCGCTCCCCCGGCCAGGACCTCGCGCGCCAGGCGGGCGACGTCGTCGGGCTTCTGCAGGTCTGCCGCCACCCAGCCGCAGCCGGTCTCGTCAGCCAGCGCCTGGAGCCGCTCGGCCCGCCGGGCGGTAGCCACGACCTCCCACCCGTGGGAACGCAGGAGGCGAACCGTCGCCGCCCCGATGCCGGTGGAGGCGCCGGTGACGAGGGCGCGGCGGGCGCCAGTGGAGGAGGCGGAGGACACGGTGCGTGCTGTGGTCTCTGTGGTGCTCATGGAGGCATTCTCCTCGCTTCGACGGGCTGCGCGATACCGTGTGGGCCATGCACGCCGACGACGCCGCGATCGCCTCACCCGGACCAGCTCAGCCCGCTGCGGGACACAGTCTGCGTGAGCCGAGCTGGGTCCGGCACGCGATCGCCTGGCACGTCTACCCGCTGGGTGCTGTCGGCGCGCCGGCCCTGTGCCCTTCCGGTGACCCTGATGACCCTGCCTCACCCGCCGGCCGGGCCGCCAGTGAGCACCGTCTACTCCACCTCGTGCCGTGGCTGGACCACCTCATTGAGCTCGGAGCCAACGTCCTGCTGCTCGGCCCCGTCTTCCACGCGATGTCCCACGGTTACGACACGGTCGACTACTACCGTGTGGACCCCAGGCTGGGCACCAACGAGGACCTGACCCACCTCATCGACGAGGCGCACGCCCGCGGCGTCAAGGTGGTCCTCGACGGCGTCTTCAACCACACCGGGATCGCCCACCCGGGCTTTACCAGTCTGCCGCAGGCAGGCCCGGACTCTCCCCAGGCCCGCGGCTACCGCCTGACCTGGCCCGATGAGCCCTGGACCCCGGGGACCCCACCGAGCGACTACGCCCGCTTCGAGGGCCAGGACTGGCTGCCGGAGCTGAACCACGACTGCCCCGAGGTCGCGCAGATGACCGGCGACGTCATGGAGCACTGGTGCGAGGCAGGTGCCGACGGCTGGCGCCTGGACGCTGCCTACGCAGTCCCACCCTCCTTCTGGACGCGGGTCCTGCCACGCCTGCGTTCGCGTTTCCCTGAGGTCTACGTCTTTGGGGAGGTCATCCACGGTGACTACTCACAGATCGTCACGGACTCGGGCATGGACTCGGTGACCCAGTACGAGCTGTGGCAGGCTGCCTGGCACGCCCTGGCCGAGGCCAACTTCTATGAGCTCGACTGGTGCCTGGGGCGCCATGCGGCGATGCTGGAGACCTTCGTTCCCTGGACCTTCCTGGGCAACCATGACACCACGCGGATCGCCAGTGCGGTGGGAGGCGGCCGTGAGGGTGGAGACCGGCTGCCTCATGCCGTCGCGCTGCTCATGATGCTGCCGGGCACACCTGCCGTCTACTACGGCGACGAGGTGGGGCTTGAGGGGGTCAAGGAGGAGCGCCTGGGTGGTGACGAGGCGATCCGGCCCGAGCTACCGAGGCTGCCGCGGGGCCACGGAGCGCATGAGTCCCTTCCCTCTGGAGACCAGGCGACGCGGACCGCGCGCCTGTACCGTCAGCTCATCGCCTTGCGCCGGCGTCTGCCCTGGCTCCATGACGCCGAGGTCACCACCCTGCACCTGGACAACCGTCTGCTGAGCCTGCGTCTGTGCCCGCGCGGCCAGGACCGTGGAGCCAGCTCCGTCGTGCTCGCCCTGTCTCTGGAGGAGCATGAGGCCTGGCTGCCCACCGGCGGCGCCCACACGGTCCTGGCCACGGGCGAGGGAGCGTGTGGTCCACGGTCCGAGCGCGACGGCGTCGTCCTGCCGCCATGCGGCTGGGCAGTGCTGGGCTGACTGGTCCGGTTTGGCCGGCCGGGGCTGGTTGGGCTCAGCGGCCGGGGCTGCTGGATCGTTGGTCCAGCAGCCCCGGCCACCAGCGCGGTGTCAGGCCCGTCTCAGGCGGGCGCCGCCGTCGTCCTCAGTGCAGCAGTCCGAACAGGTCCTTGGGGTCGGAGGGAGCGGCGATGAGGTCGATCTCCTCGTAGAAGCGCTCACCACCGGGCTGCTCCAGGCAGCTCTCCAGAAAAGTCAGGCTCGTGAAGTCCTCGACCGCGAATCCGACGCCGTCGTAGACCGTCACCTGCTCGGCGCTGGTGCGGCCGGGCTTGGTGCCAGCCAGCACCTCCCACAGCTCGGTGACCGGGTAGTCGGCCGGCTTGGCCTGAATCTCGCCCTCAATACGGGTCTGCGGGGTGTGCTCGGTGAAGACCGGACCCATGTCCAAGATCGTGGGATCGAGCTCGGTCTTGCCCGGGCAGTCCCCGCCGATGGCGTTGACGTGGACGCCGGGGCGGATGTCTGAGCGGCGCAGCACGATCGCGTTGCGCTTGTCCGCAGTACAGGTGGTGATGATGTCCGCCTCGGCCACGGCCTGGGCCGGTGAGCTGGCGATCTCCACCTCGATCCCGTAGGGAGCCAGGTTGTCGCGCAGCTTCTGGCTCGCCGCCAGATCGACGTCGTAGACGCTCACCCGCTCAATGGGCCGCACCGCCCGGTTAGCCAGCACCTGGAACTCCGACTGTGAGCCCG containing:
- a CDS encoding HAD-IIA family hydrolase yields the protein MDTSTAPLTDLPPVGAWLSDMDGVLVREHRALPGAQEFLDALKERGLPFLVLTNNSIFTNRDLSARLERSGLEIPEDRIWTSANATAAFLSQQSPRSSAFVIGEAGLTTALHNAGYIMTEQDPEYVVLGETRNYSFNALTHAIRLIEHGAKFIATNPDVTGPSDEGTLPATGSVAAMIKAATGRSPYFVGKPNPVMIRAGLNAIGAHSTTAAMVGDRMDTDVRAGVEAGLRTYLVLSGSTSREQVSLYPFRPYAIHDGIGDLVAHVEAVDELIS
- the ileS gene encoding isoleucine--tRNA ligase → MAETQPTARTGQSFHPAGYPLHREGAGVASSPSFPALEEEVLAYWKQDGTFKESVSFRPAYDDNGHSNEFVFYDGPPFANGLPHYGHLLTGYVKDAVGRFQTQMGRRVERRFGWDTHGLPAELEAQRELGIDDVSEITRPGGIGIKAFNEACRSSVLRYTREWEDYVTRQARWVDFEGDYKTLNPDYMESVIWAFKTLYDKGLAYQGYRVLPYCWHDRTPLSNHELKMDDDVYQDRQDNTVTVGLRLEEPLREGATAPELALIWTTTPWTLPSNEAVAAGPDIDYVIVHVAEDLDSPVAGQDVVLGEARLGAYAKELGEDPQVLARLKGSELVGRRYHPIFDYYDDAEHRAEGAAPGPRGWTIISGDYVTTDDGTGLVHIAPAFGEDDMLVCQEAGIAPVLPVDDGGCFTSEVHDYQGLQVFEANKPITVDLRDASGPMARREEAKRAVLVQQKSYVHSYPHCWRCRKPLIYKAVSSWFVAVTRFRDRMVELNQQITWTPSHIKDGIFGNWLAGARDWSISRNRFWGAPIPVWESDDPAYPRRDVYGSFAELERDFGVKVTDLHRPAIDELVRPNPDDPTGRSMMRRIPDVMDCWFESGSMPYAQVHYPFENVDWFESHNPGDFIVEYIGQTRGWFYTLHVLATALFDRPAFTSVVSHGILLGQDGQKMSKSLRNYPDVSMVFDRDGADAMRWFLLSSPVVRGGNLAVTDQAIRDTVRQVLLPLWNAWYFFALYAGKADGGRGYVSGGLDLQDPTLFGPRGSLAVMDRYVLARVKDLADTVRTQMSAYDVTGATASVREFIDVLTNWYLRTSRSRFSDADEQVWRPAFDTLATVLRVLTEVMAPLTPLVSEEIWRGVTGGRSVHLTDWPVLPAHVADQALVSAMDEARDAVSAALSLRKAEKLRVRQPLRTLTIATSEPAGLAPFRSLIAEEVNVKEVRVVDAADAGYHVEQVLTLNPRAFSPEVRRLTSRLFAAVKAGEWTLTQDGDVRFDAVVLDGVPVVLEAEDSAFTLANRIDVEDDSLSATMLGSGAFIVLDTALDEQLEAEGWARDLIRLVQDERKAADLEIGAPARLTLTVPADKDAWTGAHLDLIRTETSCVAIDVVTGPEGSQPTAQVATA
- a CDS encoding SDR family NAD(P)-dependent oxidoreductase → MSTTETTARTVSSASSTGARRALVTGASTGIGAATVRLLRSHGWEVVATARRAERLQALADETGCGWVAADLQKPDDVARLAREVLAGGAVDAVVNNAGGALGTDPVAEGKAEEWATMYERNVLGALAVTQAFLPGLRERGGDVLFLTSTAAHDTYPGGAGYVAAKHAERIIASTLRLELVGEPVRVIEVAPGMVATEEFSLNRFHGDKARAEAVYAGVEAPLSAQDVAECVVWTLERPSHVNIDSLIVRPRAQASNTVVARQEP
- a CDS encoding alpha-amylase family glycosyl hydrolase produces the protein MHADDAAIASPGPAQPAAGHSLREPSWVRHAIAWHVYPLGAVGAPALCPSGDPDDPASPAGRAASEHRLLHLVPWLDHLIELGANVLLLGPVFHAMSHGYDTVDYYRVDPRLGTNEDLTHLIDEAHARGVKVVLDGVFNHTGIAHPGFTSLPQAGPDSPQARGYRLTWPDEPWTPGTPPSDYARFEGQDWLPELNHDCPEVAQMTGDVMEHWCEAGADGWRLDAAYAVPPSFWTRVLPRLRSRFPEVYVFGEVIHGDYSQIVTDSGMDSVTQYELWQAAWHALAEANFYELDWCLGRHAAMLETFVPWTFLGNHDTTRIASAVGGGREGGDRLPHAVALLMMLPGTPAVYYGDEVGLEGVKEERLGGDEAIRPELPRLPRGHGAHESLPSGDQATRTARLYRQLIALRRRLPWLHDAEVTTLHLDNRLLSLRLCPRGQDRGASSVVLALSLEEHEAWLPTGGAHTVLATGEGACGPRSERDGVVLPPCGWAVLG